CCTGTAAATTTATGAATCAATTCCTGCCATTTTGCTGGAGACAAGATAGCCCATGGATCTTGACCCTTGCCCAAGATTCCATAGCCGACCATTAAGCCGATTCCTAGGGCTAGAGCACCTAAAAACAATACCAAAATGACTAAAAGTAAACGCTTGATTACATAGCTTGATTTCTTACTCATCTTCATCGCTTGCCTCAATCCGCTGAATCTTAGCACCTAGCTGCGCCAACTTCTCATGGAATCGGTAATAACCTCTATCCAAGTGAACCAATTTACCGACCACTGTTTCTCCCTGCGCTACCAAACCTGTCAAAATCAAGGCTGCGCTGGCACGAAG
Above is a genomic segment from Streptococcus sp. SN-1 containing:
- a CDS encoding DNA-directed RNA polymerase subunit beta — translated: MSKKSSYVIKRLLLVILVLFLGALALGIGLMVGYGILGKGQDPWAILSPAKWQELIHKFTGN